In Camelus bactrianus isolate YW-2024 breed Bactrian camel chromosome 10, ASM4877302v1, whole genome shotgun sequence, a genomic segment contains:
- the MISFA gene encoding mitochondrial sheath formation-associated protein, translating into MIVLGWMLFVGFACYMGTFPEFVPPTLKWKERWAVQESKARLRSQTLDEDLQP; encoded by the exons ATGATTGTGCTTGGCTGGATGCTTTTTGTTGGATTTGCTTGTTACATGGGCACATTTCCGGAGTTTGTG CCTCCAACTCTGAAGTGGAAGGAGAGGTGGGCTGTTCAGGAGAGCAAGGCACGCCTAAGAAGCCAGACTTTAGATGAAGATCTGCAACCGTGA